Below is a genomic region from Microbacterium sp. KUDC0406.
TCCTGCGTCTCGCGAAGCGTCATCCCTGGGTCCCTGAGCCCGTCGAAGGGCCGATGGGCAGCCGCGCGCTCACGACGAAGAGCTGGCCGGCACGCTCGGCCTGAAGCGTACCGCCCACGAGCTGCGCGCGCTCCCGCATACCGATCACGCCGTGCCCGCCCGAGGTCGGCGTCTTCCCTGCGTCCACGGTGTTCGAGACGCTGACGTCGACGGCATCCGCCCACCAGCTCAGCCGCACGTCGACCCCGCCGGTCCCATGCCGCAGGGCATTGGTGAGCGCCTCCTGCAGGATGCGGTAGACGGCGAGCTGGATCGCCGCAGGCGGCTCGCCCGGCGGCATGGGGTCGACCGTGACGCGCGGTTCGACGCCGGCCTGCCGCACCTGGGCGAACAGGGTCTCCAGGTCGGCGAGCGTCGGCTGCGGGCCGTCGCCCTGCCGATGACGAAGCTGGGTGAGCAGCATCCGCACGTCCGACAGCGCGCCACGCGCGGTCTGCGCGATCGTGCCCAGCGCCTCCTGCGCGATCTGCGGATCGGCTGCCGCGGCGTAGCGGGCACCGTCGGCCTGCGCGATCACGACGGCGAGCGAGTGCGCGACGACGTCGTGCATGTCGCGCGCGATGCGCACGCGCTCCGCCTCCTCCGCCGCGGTCGCCTCGGCGCGCAG
It encodes:
- a CDS encoding sensor histidine kinase, producing the protein MIRSVPRRWLVLDIVGSVFGFLVTAPLAFIMGAGSLSAWLTPDWLSNALSIVISLVLWGAAAISRLSPFLALMISWGACIVQMATGLPPMPSNVAVFVVLFAAAAWGSRSLLWAGGISAVVGGVVAGLYIGVQQFGMSGSLLSEGMRVLLVAALMGSVVGLSLALSWGAGLLWRQVVRGRETRDAQLRAEATAAEEAERVRIARDMHDVVAHSLAVVIAQADGARYAAAADPQIAQEALGTIAQTARGALSDVRMLLTQLRHRQGDGPQPTLADLETLFAQVRQAGVEPRVTVDPMPPGEPPAAIQLAVYRILQEALTNALRHGTGGVDVRLSWWADAVDVSVSNTVDAGKTPTSGGHGVIGMRERAQLVGGTLQAERAGQLFVVSARLPIGPSTGSGTQG